A window of Streptomyces sp. SAI-127 contains these coding sequences:
- a CDS encoding methionyl-tRNA formyltransferase produces the protein MRVAMLGYQTWGHRTLQALLDSEHDVVLVVTHPKSEHAYEKIWSDSVADLAEEHGVPVLIRNRPDDDELFERLKDADPDIIVANNWRTWIPPRIFDLPRHGTLNVHDSLLPKYAGFSPLIWALINGEPEVGVTAHMMNDELDAGDIVRQESVPVGPTDTATDLFHKTVDLIAPVTIGALDLIAAGQTEFTKQDRSQASFFHKRSIEDSRIDWTWPAADLERLVRAQSEPYPSTFTFHKGKRLEVLAAVVSQGHYGGTPGRIFYREGDGVVIVAGAEARTGRNPGLAITRVRTEDGREMPATEYFTSMGGYLTSRP, from the coding sequence ATGCGGGTCGCCATGCTCGGTTACCAGACGTGGGGGCACCGCACCCTGCAAGCCCTCCTGGACTCCGAACACGACGTGGTCCTGGTCGTGACGCATCCCAAGAGCGAGCACGCGTACGAGAAGATCTGGAGCGACTCCGTCGCCGACCTCGCCGAAGAGCACGGCGTCCCGGTGCTGATCCGCAACCGCCCCGACGACGACGAGCTGTTCGAGCGCCTCAAGGACGCCGACCCGGACATCATCGTGGCGAACAACTGGCGGACGTGGATCCCCCCGCGCATCTTCGACCTCCCGCGCCACGGCACGCTCAACGTGCACGACTCGCTGCTGCCGAAGTACGCCGGCTTCTCCCCGCTGATCTGGGCGCTGATCAACGGCGAGCCCGAAGTGGGCGTCACCGCGCACATGATGAACGACGAACTCGACGCCGGCGACATCGTCCGGCAGGAGTCGGTACCCGTCGGACCGACGGACACCGCCACCGACCTCTTCCACAAGACCGTCGACCTCATCGCCCCGGTCACCATCGGCGCACTCGACCTCATCGCTGCCGGGCAGACCGAGTTCACCAAGCAGGACCGGTCCCAGGCGAGCTTCTTCCACAAGCGGTCCATCGAGGACAGCCGCATCGACTGGACCTGGCCGGCGGCGGACCTCGAACGCCTGGTCCGCGCCCAGTCAGAGCCGTACCCCAGCACATTCACCTTCCACAAGGGCAAGCGGCTCGAGGTCCTCGCGGCCGTGGTGTCCCAGGGGCACTACGGCGGTACGCCCGGCCGGATCTTCTACCGCGAGGGCGACGGCGTGGTGATCGTCGCCGGAGCCGAAGCGCGCACGGGCCGCAACCCGGGCCTGGCCATCACGCGCGTGCGCACCGAGGACGGCCGGGAGATGCCCGCCACGGAGTACTTCACCTCCATGGGCGGCTACCTGACCAGCCGCCCCTGA
- a CDS encoding enoyl-CoA hydratase/isomerase family protein gives MSEQSTIHYERTSPQVAKVTFANPPVNLIVGETVLRLIQIVEELATDPDIQVVVFDSATPDFFYNHFDLAAADFPAPEDEHAVPAWTNLVLALSKAPYITIAAIRGRTRGGGNELALALDLRYASREKAIFGQPEVGSGLLPGGGGTERLPRAIGRDRALEAILTSDDYDADTAERWGWTTRTLPDSELDAFVDTIVRRLASFDRTSLASAKAQINRASLPPDADLIAAYGEFAHSLTLPGFLARAAGTQAIVEQAGIDFEYRLGHYIGAANRGW, from the coding sequence ATGAGCGAGCAGAGCACCATCCACTACGAGCGCACCTCGCCCCAGGTCGCGAAGGTCACCTTCGCCAACCCGCCCGTCAACCTCATCGTCGGCGAGACCGTCCTGCGGCTCATCCAGATCGTCGAGGAACTGGCCACCGACCCGGACATCCAGGTCGTGGTGTTCGACAGCGCCACCCCCGACTTCTTCTACAACCACTTCGACCTGGCCGCCGCCGACTTCCCCGCCCCCGAGGACGAGCACGCAGTGCCGGCCTGGACGAACCTGGTCCTGGCACTCTCCAAAGCGCCCTACATCACCATCGCGGCCATCCGCGGACGCACCCGCGGCGGCGGGAACGAACTCGCCCTCGCCCTCGATCTGCGGTACGCCAGCCGGGAGAAAGCGATCTTCGGGCAGCCGGAGGTCGGCAGCGGACTGCTCCCCGGCGGTGGCGGCACCGAGCGCCTCCCCCGCGCCATCGGGCGCGACCGCGCCCTGGAAGCCATCCTCACGAGCGACGACTACGACGCCGACACCGCCGAACGCTGGGGCTGGACCACCCGTACCCTCCCCGACAGCGAACTCGACGCCTTCGTCGACACGATCGTCCGCCGGCTCGCCTCATTCGACCGCACCTCACTCGCCTCGGCCAAAGCCCAGATCAACCGCGCCTCCCTGCCCCCGGACGCGGATCTGATCGCCGCCTACGGCGAGTTCGCCCACTCCCTCACCCTCCCCGGCTTCCTCGCCCGCGCCGCCGGAACGCAGGCCATCGTCGAGCAGGCCGGCATCGACTTCGAGTACCGCCTGGGGCATTACATCGGCGCCGCCAACCGGGGATGGTGA
- a CDS encoding alpha/beta hydrolase, with translation MSSTDTPNEAVITAYAKAPARTVSAGGVTYAYRELGPKGGIPVVFFVHLAATLDNWDPRIIDPVAKGRHVIAFDNRGVGASTGQVPDSVEAMADDAYTFIKALGYDKIDVFSFSLGGMVAQALVVKHPDLVRKLVLTGTGPKGGKDIDKVVGTTYWDILRATLTRSDPKEFLFFNRNAVGKAAGRAFVNRLKERTVDRDAKIKTKAFQTQLKAITNWGRSTPDDLSKITHPTLIANGDNDRMVPSVLSEDLHRRIKDSELIIYPDSGHGGIFQYYEEFAPLAVEFLAR, from the coding sequence ATGAGCAGCACCGACACCCCGAACGAAGCCGTCATCACCGCCTACGCGAAGGCCCCGGCCCGCACCGTCAGCGCCGGTGGCGTCACCTACGCCTACCGCGAGTTGGGACCGAAGGGGGGCATCCCCGTCGTCTTCTTCGTCCACCTCGCCGCGACCTTGGACAACTGGGACCCGCGCATCATCGACCCCGTCGCGAAGGGCCGTCACGTCATCGCCTTCGACAACCGCGGTGTCGGGGCGTCCACAGGTCAGGTGCCGGACAGCGTCGAGGCGATGGCCGACGACGCCTACACCTTCATCAAGGCGCTCGGGTACGACAAGATCGACGTCTTCTCCTTCTCTCTCGGCGGCATGGTCGCCCAGGCCCTGGTGGTGAAGCACCCCGACCTCGTCCGCAAACTCGTCCTCACCGGCACCGGGCCCAAGGGCGGCAAGGACATCGACAAGGTCGTCGGCACCACCTACTGGGACATCCTGCGCGCCACCTTGACCCGGTCGGACCCCAAGGAGTTCCTGTTCTTCAACCGCAACGCCGTCGGCAAGGCCGCCGGGCGCGCGTTCGTCAACCGGCTCAAGGAGCGCACCGTCGACCGCGACGCGAAGATCAAGACCAAGGCGTTCCAGACGCAATTGAAGGCGATCACGAATTGGGGGCGCTCCACCCCCGACGACCTGTCGAAGATCACCCACCCCACGCTGATCGCCAACGGCGACAACGACCGCATGGTCCCCTCGGTCCTCTCCGAGGACCTGCACCGCCGTATCAAGGACAGCGAGCTGATCATCTACCCCGACTCAGGTCACGGCGGCATCTTCCAGTACTACGAGGAGTTCGCCCCGCTCGCGGTCGAGTTCCTCGCCCGATGA
- a CDS encoding TetR/AcrR family transcriptional regulator, with amino-acid sequence MGRGHMPIGRREQAKQDKRERIMTAAGELFVERGVSGVTTQQIAHRADVAIGTLYLYASTKAELLIMVQNEKFADAIDVGLAAANDAVGQGALEPVIALIRPVVECVREHIENGRTYLHELVFGDPAEPYRQAGLALAGRLEDGITGLLTRDEYVRPADAATLARVITAIVHISTTATMYLHRSDEVVLADIRDQIHATLAPHHRAA; translated from the coding sequence ATGGGACGCGGTCACATGCCGATCGGGCGCCGCGAGCAGGCCAAACAGGACAAGCGCGAGCGCATCATGACCGCAGCCGGCGAGCTGTTCGTCGAACGCGGTGTCAGCGGGGTCACGACGCAGCAGATCGCCCACCGGGCCGACGTCGCGATCGGCACCCTCTACCTGTATGCGTCCACGAAGGCCGAGTTGCTGATCATGGTGCAGAACGAGAAGTTCGCCGACGCCATCGACGTCGGCCTCGCCGCCGCGAACGACGCCGTCGGGCAGGGCGCGCTGGAGCCAGTCATCGCTCTCATCCGTCCCGTGGTGGAGTGCGTGAGGGAGCACATCGAGAACGGCCGCACCTACCTGCACGAACTCGTCTTCGGCGACCCGGCCGAGCCCTACCGGCAAGCGGGTCTAGCCCTCGCCGGTCGCCTTGAGGACGGCATCACCGGCCTGCTCACCCGCGACGAGTACGTCCGTCCCGCCGACGCGGCAACGCTGGCGCGGGTGATCACCGCGATCGTCCACATCAGCACCACCGCCACCATGTACCTGCACCGCAGCGACGAAGTCGTCCTCGCCGACATCCGCGACCAGATCCACGCCACCCTGGCGCCCCACCACCGTGCCGCATGA
- a CDS encoding winged helix-turn-helix domain-containing protein: MCRLLHPHGWSWQSPARRALERNEQAVGLWKKDVWPQAE; this comes from the coding sequence GTGTGTCGGCTGCTGCACCCGCACGGATGGTCCTGGCAGTCACCGGCCCGCCGGGCGCTGGAGCGCAACGAGCAGGCGGTGGGTCTGTGGAAGAAGGATGTGTGGCCGCAGGCGGAATGA
- a CDS encoding iron ABC transporter permease — protein MGTTAVERPAPRGTTEARRRRVVGLGTLVVILVVTGAVSLAVGARALSPAEVWHGLFAAPDSDRRLTEIRLIVETVRVPRTVLAIVAGVALGIAGALIQGYTRNPIADTGLLGVNTGASFAVVSVIAVFGFSNPFQYVWFAFLGAALAGVVVFGLASIGRGAGNPLTLALAGQGITVFLMAMTTAVALSNQASLNALRFWNAGSVAGVGFDVIWPVTGFIVVGLVLALTTLPTINLLNLGEDVARGLGASIALSRTVGIVAITLLAGAATAACGPIAFLGLMVAHVARYLTGPDYRWLVPYAGLLGAIVLLVCDIVGRLVVRPGELDAGVVVALLGAPFFAVLVWRGKFKNA, from the coding sequence ATGGGCACGACTGCAGTGGAGCGCCCCGCGCCCAGGGGCACAACAGAGGCCCGTCGGCGGCGGGTTGTGGGTTTGGGCACGCTTGTGGTGATCCTCGTGGTCACGGGGGCGGTGTCGTTGGCGGTGGGGGCGCGCGCGCTGAGTCCCGCCGAGGTGTGGCACGGGTTGTTCGCGGCGCCGGACTCCGACCGGCGGCTCACCGAGATCAGGCTCATCGTGGAGACCGTGCGGGTGCCCCGGACGGTGCTCGCGATCGTGGCGGGCGTCGCCCTGGGGATCGCCGGGGCGTTGATCCAGGGCTACACGCGGAACCCGATCGCCGACACGGGCCTGCTGGGGGTGAACACCGGCGCCTCGTTCGCCGTGGTGTCGGTGATCGCGGTGTTCGGGTTCTCCAACCCGTTCCAGTACGTCTGGTTCGCCTTCCTGGGCGCGGCCCTCGCCGGTGTCGTCGTGTTCGGGCTGGCGAGCATCGGCCGCGGGGCCGGCAACCCGTTGACGCTCGCACTGGCCGGGCAGGGGATCACCGTGTTCCTCATGGCGATGACCACGGCGGTCGCGCTCTCCAACCAGGCCTCGCTGAACGCGCTGCGGTTCTGGAACGCGGGCTCGGTGGCCGGTGTCGGATTCGACGTCATCTGGCCGGTGACCGGGTTCATCGTGGTCGGCCTGGTGCTGGCACTGACCACCCTGCCCACCATCAACCTGCTCAACCTGGGCGAGGACGTGGCGCGGGGGCTGGGCGCGAGCATCGCGCTGAGCCGGACCGTCGGCATCGTGGCCATCACCCTGCTGGCGGGCGCGGCGACGGCGGCGTGCGGCCCCATCGCGTTCCTCGGGCTCATGGTCGCCCACGTGGCCCGCTATCTGACCGGGCCGGACTACCGCTGGCTGGTGCCGTACGCGGGTCTGCTCGGAGCCATCGTCCTGCTGGTCTGCGACATCGTGGGGCGCCTGGTGGTGCGGCCGGGCGAGCTGGACGCCGGTGTCGTCGTGGCCCTCCTCGGAGCTCCCTTCTTCGCGGTTCTGGTGTGGCGCGGAAAGTTCAAGAACGCATGA
- a CDS encoding strictosidine synthase, translating into MSTPSTAVQLDVKKHLTSSILLWVRTDQPRQTGMDYWKGPHSGIISATPGLEEYRQIHLAEHNPGRWPATGGVETSIPADRKIDGVAEVTFRSALAPSQGRKQTKLAYADEINVFRRTLLYAGPPNSSRWYDVAGPDEKVGARVLVYLRRRDGSGASEFRKFVKKQLVPALAGTGVLKELRTQTFLPWIEKLWDTPNVAHDNPHDQRFHASLMLGFTDTAARDAFFTGNVIQGLSEQLAPLVSAIHAYDVTAALTYVKNGDILPHYQE; encoded by the coding sequence ATGAGCACGCCATCGACCGCCGTACAACTGGACGTGAAGAAGCACCTCACGTCCTCGATCCTGTTGTGGGTGCGCACCGACCAGCCCCGCCAGACCGGCATGGACTACTGGAAGGGCCCGCACTCGGGGATCATCTCCGCCACCCCGGGCCTGGAGGAGTACCGCCAGATCCACCTCGCCGAGCACAACCCGGGCCGGTGGCCGGCGACCGGCGGAGTGGAGACCTCCATCCCCGCCGACCGGAAGATCGACGGCGTCGCGGAAGTCACCTTCCGATCGGCGCTCGCTCCCTCGCAGGGGCGCAAGCAGACGAAGCTGGCCTACGCGGACGAGATCAACGTGTTCCGCCGCACCCTGCTCTACGCCGGCCCGCCGAACTCGTCCCGCTGGTACGACGTCGCAGGCCCGGACGAGAAGGTCGGTGCTCGCGTCCTGGTCTACCTGCGCCGCAGAGACGGGTCCGGCGCAAGCGAGTTCCGGAAGTTCGTCAAGAAGCAGCTCGTCCCCGCGCTCGCCGGAACCGGAGTACTGAAGGAACTGCGCACACAGACGTTCCTGCCCTGGATCGAAAAGCTCTGGGACACCCCGAACGTCGCCCACGACAACCCCCACGACCAGCGCTTCCACGCCTCCCTCATGCTCGGGTTCACCGACACCGCAGCACGGGACGCCTTCTTCACCGGCAACGTGATCCAGGGCCTGTCCGAGCAACTGGCACCGCTGGTCTCCGCGATCCACGCCTACGACGTCACCGCCGCCCTCACCTACGTCAAGAACGGCGACATCCTCCCGCACTACCAGGAGTGA
- a CDS encoding VOC family protein, protein MKFDKPVTGGPCWTELGTDDVEAAKRFYAELFGWRPETDPRSEAGGYTVAHLGDAAVAALTPLYQESQPVAWNVSFAVTDADAAARRLTEAGGAVLVGPMDVFDVGRFTVALDPAGAAFQLWQARSFPGAGLFNAPGSLGWVELMTRAPERAEAFYTTVFGWSVNASEHYTQWGLDGADFGGMVTMDDKFPPEVPPHWLPYFAVEDVDTTTATATSAGGTVLMEPTSVPDGPRIAVLRDPQGAVFGVHLAGDDG, encoded by the coding sequence ATGAAGTTCGACAAGCCGGTGACCGGTGGTCCCTGCTGGACGGAGCTGGGGACCGACGACGTGGAGGCGGCCAAGCGGTTCTACGCGGAGCTGTTCGGCTGGCGCCCCGAGACGGATCCGCGCTCGGAGGCCGGGGGCTACACCGTGGCGCACCTCGGCGACGCGGCGGTCGCGGCACTGACCCCCCTGTACCAGGAGTCGCAGCCGGTGGCCTGGAACGTGTCGTTCGCGGTGACGGACGCCGACGCCGCCGCGCGGAGGCTGACCGAGGCCGGGGGCGCGGTCCTGGTCGGACCGATGGACGTGTTCGACGTGGGCCGTTTCACCGTGGCCCTCGATCCGGCCGGCGCGGCCTTCCAGCTCTGGCAGGCACGGTCCTTCCCGGGCGCGGGACTGTTCAACGCGCCCGGTTCGCTGGGCTGGGTGGAGCTGATGACCCGGGCCCCAGAGCGGGCCGAGGCCTTCTACACGACGGTGTTCGGCTGGAGCGTCAACGCCTCGGAGCACTACACGCAGTGGGGTCTGGACGGCGCCGACTTCGGCGGCATGGTGACCATGGACGACAAGTTCCCGCCCGAGGTGCCGCCGCACTGGCTGCCTTATTTCGCCGTCGAGGACGTGGACACCACCACGGCCACCGCGACCTCGGCGGGCGGCACGGTCCTCATGGAACCCACCTCGGTCCCCGACGGCCCCCGGATCGCCGTTCTGCGGGACCCGCAGGGAGCGGTGTTCGGCGTGCACCTCGCGGGAGACGACGGCTGA
- a CDS encoding N-acetyltransferase — MPALTVRPFRRGDRDQLTDLVNAHVAAVVPGVSVSTNTVLSALERQPDEFITDPWVSERVTLVAEQSDHVVAAAHLLRYRSGAEVGEAYRDIGEIDWFLCHPPASFRPDADEAADLLMGACLAQLARWNVRARYAGGEVPAPAVYGLPHTWPHIRAAFERAGFRHVGDTEVILIARVPDLPPAEARPGIRVQRTLGECGTRLTAYADARILGFIEVDTSLARPERHARGAGLADIGNLHIDPGAYGTGLEHWLLAQAAEWLCLCGVDRLLACEPSTDQVAIDHLTSAGFRELTRTDRHWEHRPG, encoded by the coding sequence ATGCCCGCGCTCACGGTGCGCCCCTTCCGCCGCGGCGACCGCGACCAGCTCACGGACCTGGTCAACGCGCATGTCGCCGCCGTCGTCCCCGGCGTCTCCGTCTCGACGAACACGGTGCTCAGCGCCCTGGAGCGGCAGCCCGACGAGTTCATCACCGACCCGTGGGTGAGTGAACGCGTCACCCTCGTCGCCGAGCAGAGCGACCACGTGGTCGCCGCCGCGCATCTGCTGCGCTACCGGTCCGGCGCGGAGGTCGGCGAGGCCTACCGGGACATCGGTGAGATCGACTGGTTCCTCTGCCATCCGCCGGCCTCTTTCCGTCCGGACGCCGACGAGGCCGCCGACCTGCTGATGGGCGCCTGCCTGGCCCAGCTCGCCCGGTGGAACGTACGGGCCCGGTACGCCGGCGGAGAGGTGCCCGCCCCCGCGGTCTACGGCCTGCCCCACACCTGGCCGCACATCCGTGCCGCCTTCGAACGTGCGGGCTTCAGGCATGTCGGCGACACGGAGGTGATCCTGATCGCTCGGGTGCCCGACCTGCCGCCCGCCGAGGCCCGCCCGGGCATCAGGGTCCAGCGCACGCTGGGGGAGTGCGGCACCCGTCTCACGGCGTACGCCGACGCGCGCATCCTCGGCTTCATCGAGGTCGACACCTCCCTGGCCCGCCCGGAACGGCACGCCCGCGGCGCCGGCCTCGCCGACATCGGCAACCTGCACATCGACCCGGGGGCGTACGGCACGGGTCTGGAGCACTGGCTCCTCGCCCAGGCCGCCGAATGGCTGTGCCTGTGCGGGGTGGACCGTCTCCTCGCCTGCGAACCCTCGACCGACCAGGTGGCGATCGACCATCTGACCTCGGCCGGCTTCCGTGAACTGACCCGCACCGACCGCCACTGGGAGCATCGGCCGGGCTGA
- a CDS encoding lysine N(6)-hydroxylase/L-ornithine N(5)-oxygenase family protein: MSQVLPGDVPPVHDLIGIGFGPSNVAMAIALSEHNARVGGQEAISAHFFEQQPRFGWHRGMLIDDATMQVSFLKDLVTLRNPSSEFSFLCYLQSKGRLIDFINHKNLFPLRVEFHDYFEWAAAKVDDMVSYGHEVVGVAPVVRDGAVEYLDVTVRSGEGLAVHRARNLVIGTGLRPLVPEGVERGDRVWHNSELLAKVDGLEGTSPSRFVVVGAGQSAAENVAYLHRRFPEAEVCAVFSRYGYSPADDSSFANRIFDPEAVDEYFAAPEDVKRRLMDYHGNTNYSVVDIDLIDDLYGQMYREKVLGTERLRFLNVSRLTDVKETPDRVRATVTSLVTGEETALDADVVVFATGYSPADPIGLLGEVADRCLRDDEGRVRVERDYRIATEPDLRCGIYLQGGTEHTHGITSPLLSNTAIRVGEILDSVLGQDLKSASRQARSVADGIGSTAR; encoded by the coding sequence ATGTCGCAGGTTCTTCCTGGTGACGTACCACCGGTCCACGACCTCATTGGCATCGGCTTCGGACCGTCCAATGTGGCCATGGCGATCGCACTCAGCGAGCACAACGCACGCGTCGGCGGGCAGGAGGCGATCAGCGCTCACTTCTTCGAGCAGCAGCCGCGCTTCGGCTGGCACCGAGGCATGCTGATCGACGACGCGACCATGCAGGTGTCCTTTCTCAAGGACCTGGTGACGCTGCGGAACCCGTCCAGCGAGTTCAGCTTCCTCTGCTACCTGCAGAGCAAGGGACGGCTGATCGACTTCATCAACCACAAGAACCTCTTCCCGCTGCGGGTGGAGTTCCACGACTACTTCGAGTGGGCGGCCGCCAAGGTCGACGACATGGTCTCCTACGGCCACGAGGTCGTCGGCGTCGCGCCCGTCGTCCGTGACGGAGCCGTGGAGTACCTGGACGTGACGGTCCGGTCGGGGGAGGGGCTCGCGGTGCACCGGGCCCGTAACCTCGTCATCGGTACCGGTCTGCGTCCCCTCGTGCCGGAGGGTGTGGAGCGCGGCGACCGCGTCTGGCACAACTCCGAACTGCTGGCGAAGGTCGACGGGTTGGAAGGCACCTCGCCCTCCCGGTTCGTCGTCGTGGGCGCCGGGCAGAGCGCCGCCGAGAACGTCGCCTACCTGCACCGCCGCTTCCCCGAGGCCGAGGTCTGCGCGGTCTTCTCCCGCTACGGCTACAGCCCGGCCGACGACAGCAGCTTCGCCAACCGGATCTTCGACCCCGAGGCGGTCGACGAGTACTTCGCCGCGCCCGAGGACGTCAAACGCCGGCTGATGGACTACCACGGCAACACCAACTACTCCGTGGTGGACATCGACCTGATCGACGACCTGTACGGGCAGATGTACCGGGAGAAGGTCCTCGGCACCGAGCGGCTGCGCTTCCTCAACGTGTCCCGGCTCACCGACGTCAAGGAGACGCCCGACAGGGTCCGTGCCACCGTGACGTCCCTGGTCACCGGTGAGGAGACCGCCCTGGACGCGGACGTCGTGGTCTTCGCCACCGGCTACAGCCCCGCCGACCCCATCGGCCTGCTCGGCGAGGTCGCGGACCGCTGCCTGCGCGACGACGAGGGCCGCGTCCGCGTCGAGCGCGACTACCGCATCGCCACCGAACCCGACCTGCGCTGCGGCATCTACCTGCAGGGCGGCACGGAGCACACGCACGGGATCACCTCGCCCCTGCTGTCCAACACCGCGATCAGGGTCGGCGAGATCCTGGACTCGGTCCTCGGTCAGGATCTCAAGTCCGCTTCCCGCCAGGCGCGTTCGGTCGCCGACGGAATCGGCAGCACCGCCCGCTAG
- a CDS encoding NADP-dependent oxidoreductase, with translation MRAFVVSKYKEPLQEADVPEPTMGEHDVLVRVEAAGLNPLDEKIRAGEFKQILPYKLPLILGNDVAGTVIGVGAAVRGFKPGDEVYARPDQDRIGTFAERIAVAEGDLALKPASISMEAAGSLPLVALTAWQALVERGKVRPGQKVLIHAGAGGVGSIAIQLAAHLGASVATTAGRSNEHFVRALGADTVIDYRSQDFEQVLTGYDLVLDSLGGENLEKSLRVLKPGGKAIGIAGPPDPAFAREAGLNPLLRLAVAGLSGKIRRQAKKLGVTYEFLLMRASGDQLRQITTLVDQGVLRPVVGKVIGFDQTPQALQSLSQGGIRGKAVIGNS, from the coding sequence ATGAGAGCGTTCGTCGTCAGCAAGTACAAGGAGCCGCTGCAGGAGGCGGACGTCCCCGAGCCCACCATGGGGGAGCACGACGTGCTCGTCCGGGTGGAGGCCGCCGGGCTGAACCCGCTGGATGAGAAGATCCGCGCCGGTGAGTTCAAGCAGATCCTGCCCTACAAGCTGCCGCTGATTCTGGGCAACGACGTCGCGGGCACCGTCATCGGCGTCGGGGCGGCAGTTCGCGGCTTCAAGCCCGGGGATGAGGTCTACGCCCGGCCCGACCAGGACCGCATCGGCACGTTCGCCGAGCGAATCGCGGTGGCGGAGGGCGACCTCGCGCTCAAGCCCGCTTCGATCAGCATGGAAGCGGCGGGCTCGCTGCCGCTGGTGGCCCTCACGGCGTGGCAGGCGCTGGTCGAGCGCGGGAAGGTCCGACCCGGGCAGAAGGTTCTCATCCACGCCGGCGCCGGCGGGGTCGGTTCGATCGCGATCCAGCTCGCCGCACACCTCGGCGCGAGCGTCGCCACGACCGCCGGCCGTTCCAACGAGCACTTCGTGCGCGCGCTTGGCGCGGACACGGTGATCGATTACCGCAGCCAGGACTTCGAGCAGGTCCTGACCGGCTACGACCTGGTGCTGGACAGCCTCGGTGGTGAGAATCTCGAGAAGTCTCTGCGGGTGCTCAAGCCCGGCGGCAAAGCCATCGGGATCGCCGGTCCCCCGGACCCCGCGTTCGCCCGCGAGGCCGGTCTGAACCCGCTGCTGCGCCTGGCGGTCGCCGGCCTGAGCGGCAAGATCCGCAGGCAGGCGAAGAAGCTCGGGGTGACGTATGAGTTCCTGCTCATGCGCGCCAGCGGCGACCAGCTCCGCCAGATCACCACCCTCGTCGACCAGGGCGTGTTGCGCCCGGTCGTGGGCAAGGTGATCGGCTTCGACCAGACCCCCCAGGCGCTTCAGTCCCTGTCCCAGGGTGGCATCCGCGGCAAGGCCGTCATCGGCAACAGCTGA